Proteins from one Gimesia maris genomic window:
- a CDS encoding BlaI/MecI/CopY family transcriptional regulator, protein MSAHESAPLTPAQRDLMEIVWAEGEVTVSEVRDLLEAKRNLARNTVLTMMVRLEERGWLQHRTQGRTFVYSAARPKTVSLGMRVSQMVDRLFAGSPEDLVTALIEYRGLTAAETRRIRSMIEQAEAKQKQSGQRRKNQS, encoded by the coding sequence ATGTCAGCTCATGAATCTGCTCCCCTCACCCCTGCCCAACGAGATCTGATGGAAATCGTCTGGGCAGAAGGGGAAGTCACTGTGTCCGAGGTACGGGACCTGCTGGAGGCAAAACGGAATCTGGCGAGAAACACCGTCCTGACCATGATGGTGCGGCTCGAAGAACGGGGCTGGTTGCAGCATCGCACGCAGGGACGTACCTTTGTGTATTCGGCGGCGCGTCCCAAAACAGTCTCACTGGGGATGCGTGTCAGCCAGATGGTCGATCGACTCTTCGCCGGCTCCCCGGAAGATCTGGTCACCGCATTAATCGAATACCGTGGCCTGACTGCAGCCGAAACCAGGCGCATCCGTTCCATGATTGAACAGGCAGAGGCAAAACAAAAACAGTCGGGACAGCGGAGGAAGAATCAATCATGA
- a CDS encoding M56 family metallopeptidase, producing MNVLPWMPTDQPLLWMFNVLIQTSCIALFAILAGLVLRRSPAARYSMLCSALFLVCLSPIFAAVLQATSFSLLIVPVRVRTSDPVASASQESQTAVPAPDLSISETTLNVDSLSTSPSAYNTAESDSLVQDTGQHATSQKAGEPDQPTFQSASTTTFLPGDSLFRPAISLLLLIWAGVSLVLLIQFAVSWFRLSKLLRTANENTREDLAEILNQSWTALNPGKRTRPRLLFSNQVSGPVAAGIRSPGIILPETLPDQINAEQLRNILIHELAHIVRGDQIVVLLQNLIRALFWLHPLVGLLNRQVAQSREEVCDNYVLTVADASSYSLTLLTMSQLLKSPRAYSGAVGLFTSGWKLEQRVAGLLDEHRSRVTRLSLPAWSLIVVVSAVISLTAAAGTVSMAAAESVESDQPAKAPQKTASNEPKTSDESVKKTAVTDKTKTDSAPADQKFRYTGRVVDAKGQPIEGATINVIHSSARQLNAGVNVFVPTHQSLAQVRTNADGQFHVEFNDGWTRYQRDRKIRKSPPGSNPGTILLATAPGHAPAWISSLEETEGKPLQFTLEEHTPPIRGQLVNQTGRGLAGVTVSLVSLWNTEKGAVDRWLQELPELRKQGLLPAYENHILQDSYQSTAGQLPADSYITANTPGIPATFKTDNDGRFQISNLGKDRLAVLKIEGPGIATQLIAVVTREMQPVQARPLEYSDLIDATYYGADFQVVTKPELVIKGIVRDRESSAPISARITATRAVSRVKRPGYNSTHIRNLDLDCDTDAAGKFRIAHLPRHSDLQLNVIPEEDQPYFRTSLQVTEPEVDKPVSLDVKLQRAILFRGTITDQRTGKPIPDVRFDYFPLRSNENATNYLRYQSPGNAVQPMRQRFKSAEDGSFTLLGIPGKGIIAGQLRNPDYRTGAGLEELKDLISKNTKTLKTYDYCSYTDYQILKLVTVPPGEKEFNVELQIDRGASIQFEVVGPDGKPLTGYTINGRPDVKAKGNVSTRDGFYENQTHTIYFQHPGLSLGRAVTITGVPEAGLVHKVQLEPLGSVKGQLATEKDVPLTGSKIELLRRAIPGTDAAPTRDVLRLEKSFRCKQDGSFEFHDLPVGAEYTLYSVLGHFYLPEQIKVEPGETIDLGVIQVPEKKQ from the coding sequence ATGAATGTCTTACCCTGGATGCCCACTGACCAGCCCCTGCTCTGGATGTTCAATGTTCTGATTCAGACCAGCTGCATCGCCCTGTTCGCGATACTGGCGGGACTTGTCCTGCGACGCTCACCAGCCGCCCGCTACAGCATGCTCTGTTCCGCACTCTTTCTGGTCTGTCTCAGTCCCATCTTTGCTGCTGTGCTGCAGGCAACCAGTTTCAGTCTGTTGATCGTTCCCGTGAGAGTTCGTACGTCTGATCCAGTTGCATCGGCCTCTCAGGAGTCACAGACAGCAGTACCGGCCCCTGATCTCTCTATTTCTGAAACCACTTTGAACGTCGACTCCCTGTCAACGTCTCCCTCCGCATACAATACCGCTGAAAGTGACAGTCTGGTTCAGGATACCGGTCAACACGCGACATCGCAAAAAGCTGGTGAACCAGATCAACCGACGTTTCAATCAGCGTCGACAACCACTTTCCTTCCGGGTGACAGTTTATTCCGTCCTGCCATCTCCCTGCTTCTGTTGATCTGGGCCGGCGTATCGCTGGTACTGCTGATTCAGTTCGCGGTAAGCTGGTTCCGGTTGTCAAAGCTGTTACGAACCGCCAACGAAAATACTCGTGAGGACCTGGCAGAGATCCTGAATCAATCCTGGACAGCACTGAACCCAGGCAAACGAACACGTCCGAGACTGTTGTTTTCCAATCAGGTCTCCGGTCCTGTGGCCGCGGGCATCCGTTCGCCGGGAATCATTTTACCCGAAACGCTGCCGGATCAGATCAATGCCGAGCAACTGCGAAACATTCTGATTCACGAACTGGCACACATTGTGCGCGGCGATCAGATTGTGGTGCTGCTGCAGAATCTCATTCGGGCTCTGTTCTGGCTGCACCCGCTGGTTGGTCTGTTAAATCGCCAGGTGGCACAATCACGAGAGGAAGTCTGCGACAACTACGTGCTGACAGTGGCCGACGCTTCCTCATACAGTCTCACACTTTTGACGATGTCTCAACTTCTGAAGTCTCCGCGTGCGTATTCAGGTGCGGTCGGATTATTTACCTCAGGCTGGAAACTGGAACAGCGTGTCGCCGGACTGTTGGATGAACACCGCAGCCGGGTGACACGACTGAGTCTGCCTGCATGGTCCTTGATAGTCGTCGTGTCAGCGGTCATCTCACTCACTGCCGCTGCCGGCACGGTCTCAATGGCGGCTGCTGAGTCTGTCGAATCCGATCAGCCGGCGAAGGCACCTCAGAAAACAGCTTCGAACGAACCGAAGACCTCTGATGAGTCCGTTAAAAAGACAGCCGTCACTGACAAAACAAAAACAGATAGCGCCCCTGCAGACCAGAAATTCCGCTACACAGGCAGGGTGGTCGATGCAAAGGGGCAACCGATTGAGGGAGCTACGATCAATGTCATACATTCGAGTGCGCGGCAATTGAATGCAGGTGTGAACGTTTTCGTTCCGACTCATCAGTCACTGGCTCAAGTTCGCACGAACGCAGACGGGCAGTTTCATGTAGAATTTAACGACGGATGGACCCGTTATCAGCGCGACCGCAAAATTCGAAAAAGTCCTCCCGGTTCCAACCCGGGTACCATTCTTCTAGCCACAGCGCCGGGACATGCGCCCGCCTGGATTTCCTCCCTGGAGGAAACAGAGGGCAAACCACTGCAATTCACACTTGAAGAACATACGCCCCCCATCCGTGGTCAACTGGTGAACCAGACAGGGAGGGGTCTGGCGGGAGTGACGGTGTCGCTGGTCTCACTCTGGAACACGGAAAAGGGAGCCGTTGATCGCTGGCTGCAGGAGTTGCCCGAACTTCGCAAGCAGGGGCTGTTACCTGCTTATGAAAATCATATTCTGCAGGACAGCTACCAATCTACGGCGGGCCAGCTTCCTGCTGATTCTTACATTACCGCGAACACTCCAGGCATCCCCGCCACGTTCAAAACAGACAACGACGGGCGCTTCCAGATTTCAAACCTCGGAAAGGACCGCCTCGCCGTTCTGAAAATCGAAGGCCCCGGCATCGCCACACAGTTGATTGCCGTCGTGACCAGAGAAATGCAGCCGGTCCAGGCACGACCGCTAGAGTACAGCGACCTCATTGACGCCACTTACTATGGAGCCGATTTCCAAGTGGTGACGAAACCGGAACTGGTCATCAAAGGCATTGTACGCGACCGGGAGAGCAGTGCCCCGATTTCCGCCCGCATCACAGCAACCCGCGCAGTCTCCCGCGTGAAGAGACCAGGATACAACAGCACGCATATCCGCAATCTCGATCTTGATTGTGACACTGATGCAGCGGGGAAATTTCGTATCGCGCATCTGCCCCGTCACAGCGACCTGCAGCTAAATGTGATCCCTGAGGAAGATCAACCCTACTTCCGGACCTCTTTGCAAGTTACAGAACCTGAAGTGGACAAGCCTGTATCTCTCGACGTGAAACTGCAGCGGGCCATCCTGTTTCGCGGAACGATTACCGATCAACGCACAGGCAAGCCGATTCCGGATGTCCGTTTTGACTACTTCCCCCTGCGTTCCAACGAGAATGCGACAAACTACCTGCGCTATCAGTCGCCCGGCAATGCCGTACAACCGATGCGTCAGCGATTCAAGTCTGCGGAGGATGGATCGTTTACGCTGCTGGGCATTCCAGGAAAAGGGATCATCGCGGGACAGCTTCGTAATCCGGATTACCGTACGGGAGCCGGGCTGGAAGAATTAAAGGACCTGATCAGCAAAAACACAAAGACATTAAAAACATACGATTATTGTTCCTACACCGATTATCAAATTCTGAAGCTGGTCACAGTCCCGCCGGGAGAGAAAGAATTCAACGTGGAGCTGCAGATTGACCGCGGTGCTTCAATCCAGTTTGAAGTGGTCGGCCCCGACGGTAAACCGCTCACGGGTTACACGATCAATGGCCGCCCCGATGTGAAGGCAAAAGGGAACGTTTCCACAAGGGACGGCTTTTATGAGAACCAGACCCACACGATTTACTTCCAGCACCCTGGCTTAAGCCTGGGGCGTGCCGTCACCATTACCGGCGTTCCTGAAGCTGGTCTGGTACACAAAGTGCAACTGGAACCACTGGGATCCGTGAAAGGGCAACTGGCTACAGAGAAAGATGTCCCTCTGACGGGATCCAAAATCGAACTTCTCCGCCGTGCCATTCCGGGAACAGATGCGGCTCCCACCCGGGATGTGTTAAGGCTCGAGAAAAGTTTCCGCTGTAAACAAGACGGATCATTCGAGTTTCACGATTTACCGGTCGGAGCAGAATACACGCTCTACTCAGTTCTGGGTCACTTCTATCTGCCGGAGCAAATCAAAGTGGAACCGGGGGAAACCATTGATCTGGGTGTGATTCAAGTTCCAGAAAAAAAGCAGTAG
- a CDS encoding sulfatase, translating to MIYSLGRIITCIFCFLITTQSVFSADTKPNVLFLICDDLNCDLGCYGHPQVQSPNIDQLAKQGVRFEHAYCQFPLCGPSRASFMTGMYPDQTLVHRNGIYIREHVPNVKTMSQMFRDHGYFATRVGKIYHYNVPKHIGTSGHDDPYSWNQTFNPRGRDVDDEDQIFSLVPGSYGGTLSWLAAEGTDAEQTDGIAADIAIQQLKKFAESKEPFFLAVGLYRPHTPYVAPKSYFEKYPVEQIKVPQIPDGYLKTIPASARKSVTRKKDQIDLPDKLARQAIQAYYASITFADAQLGHILSALKETGLDENTIVVFTSDHGYHMGEHGHWQKTTLFENATHVPMIIAGPGVTAKGQAAAAPAEMVDFYPTLAELCGLKAPASVSGISQVPALKDATATPRKTALTQYLNGYSLRTPTFRYTEWGTNGSEGVELYDHSSDPAEMHNLANQAKTQKLRDELAEILHERIEQANAAPKGVKQITFENRRRVPKQK from the coding sequence ATGATCTACAGCCTCGGTCGAATCATTACCTGCATCTTCTGTTTTCTAATCACAACACAGTCTGTTTTCTCCGCAGATACAAAGCCCAACGTTCTGTTTCTGATTTGTGATGACCTGAACTGTGATCTGGGCTGTTATGGACATCCACAGGTCCAGTCTCCGAATATCGATCAACTGGCAAAACAGGGCGTTCGCTTTGAACACGCCTACTGTCAGTTCCCGTTATGTGGTCCCAGTCGGGCCTCGTTCATGACCGGTATGTATCCCGATCAGACTCTCGTGCATCGCAATGGAATTTATATTCGGGAACATGTGCCCAACGTAAAAACGATGTCGCAGATGTTTCGAGATCACGGTTACTTCGCGACCCGTGTGGGAAAAATCTACCACTACAATGTTCCCAAACACATTGGGACCAGTGGACACGATGACCCTTATTCCTGGAATCAGACCTTTAATCCCCGCGGTCGCGATGTGGATGACGAAGACCAGATCTTCAGCCTGGTACCGGGAAGCTATGGGGGTACGCTCAGCTGGCTGGCTGCCGAGGGAACCGATGCTGAGCAGACCGATGGCATCGCCGCTGACATCGCCATTCAGCAGTTGAAAAAATTTGCGGAGTCCAAAGAACCTTTCTTTCTCGCTGTTGGTCTGTATCGACCGCATACACCTTATGTCGCTCCGAAAAGCTATTTCGAAAAATACCCCGTTGAGCAGATCAAAGTGCCACAGATCCCGGACGGATACCTGAAGACCATTCCGGCGTCGGCACGGAAATCGGTCACCCGCAAAAAGGATCAGATTGATCTGCCCGACAAGCTGGCCCGCCAGGCGATTCAGGCCTATTACGCATCGATTACCTTCGCCGACGCCCAACTGGGACACATCCTGTCTGCTCTTAAAGAGACAGGCCTTGATGAAAACACCATCGTCGTATTCACCTCCGATCACGGTTATCACATGGGCGAACATGGACACTGGCAGAAAACCACACTGTTTGAAAACGCAACTCACGTCCCCATGATCATCGCGGGACCCGGTGTCACCGCGAAGGGGCAGGCCGCTGCTGCTCCAGCAGAAATGGTCGACTTTTATCCGACGCTGGCTGAACTGTGTGGACTGAAAGCACCGGCGTCCGTTTCCGGTATCAGCCAGGTGCCTGCCTTAAAAGATGCGACAGCAACACCACGCAAAACCGCACTCACACAATATTTGAACGGATACAGTCTGCGCACTCCCACCTTCCGTTATACCGAATGGGGAACAAATGGCAGTGAAGGCGTAGAACTCTACGATCACAGTTCCGATCCTGCGGAAATGCATAACCTGGCAAACCAGGCGAAGACTCAAAAATTACGCGACGAACTGGCGGAGATTCTCCATGAACGGATTGAACAGGCGAATGCCGCACCGAAAGGCGTCAAGCAGATTACATTCGAGAACCGTCGTCGCGTTCCCAAACAAAAATGA
- a CDS encoding ABC transporter ATP-binding protein has translation MLTLEAVRKVYRKKQDEVVALDSTSLEIARGDFIAIIGPSGSGKTTLLSMLGAMSAPSEGRILLDGESIYDLPVNLRAEVRQNKIGFVFQTFNLIPYLTAIENVQIPMLLAKKHRGEQQEKAEALLTKVGLQDRLHHKPAELSVGQQQRVALARMLANDPSIILADEPTGNLDPDTKDQVMEFLTQFNEEGRTIIMVTHDLSAASCARKTLTLSEGMISNTQQSQLLKTA, from the coding sequence ATGTTAACGTTAGAAGCAGTTCGCAAAGTGTATCGCAAGAAGCAGGACGAGGTGGTGGCCCTTGATTCCACCAGCCTGGAAATTGCCCGCGGTGATTTTATCGCCATTATTGGGCCCAGTGGGAGTGGGAAAACGACACTGCTCTCCATGCTGGGAGCGATGTCGGCCCCTTCGGAAGGTCGGATTCTGCTGGATGGGGAGTCGATCTATGATCTGCCCGTCAATCTGCGGGCGGAAGTCAGGCAGAATAAGATCGGCTTCGTCTTTCAGACGTTCAATCTGATTCCTTATCTGACGGCGATCGAAAATGTGCAGATTCCGATGTTGCTGGCGAAGAAACATCGCGGCGAGCAGCAGGAGAAAGCGGAAGCGTTGCTCACGAAAGTCGGCCTGCAGGATCGCCTGCATCACAAGCCGGCGGAATTGAGTGTCGGTCAGCAGCAGCGCGTCGCACTGGCACGCATGCTGGCCAATGATCCGTCGATCATTCTGGCCGACGAACCGACAGGGAACCTCGATCCGGATACCAAGGATCAGGTGATGGAGTTTCTGACGCAGTTCAACGAAGAGGGGCGTACGATCATCATGGTGACCCACGATCTGTCCGCCGCCAGCTGTGCCAGAAAAACGCTGACACTCTCAGAAGGGATGATCAGCAACACTCAGCAGAGTCAGTTACTCAAAACCGCATAA
- the mntR gene encoding manganese-binding transcriptional regulator MntR, whose product MPVTWNAGNHKRHSRRDRMAKKQKPKNQHERTRVDHATEIAEDYVEAIAVVIEEQGVCRVKDLAEHFAVSHVTVNRTVARLQRDGYVTTEPYSPVELTTQGARLAKDSRRRHEIVLSFLIALGVSEETAATDSEGIEHHVSPETLAIMESFVSKVQG is encoded by the coding sequence ATCCCGGTAACATGGAACGCCGGAAATCACAAACGACACTCAAGGCGAGACAGGATGGCTAAGAAGCAGAAACCAAAGAATCAACACGAGCGCACGCGTGTGGATCATGCAACGGAAATTGCAGAAGACTATGTAGAAGCAATCGCAGTCGTGATCGAAGAGCAGGGCGTTTGCCGGGTGAAAGATCTGGCGGAACACTTCGCCGTGAGCCATGTGACTGTCAATCGTACCGTGGCCCGACTGCAGCGGGACGGTTATGTCACCACCGAGCCTTACAGTCCCGTGGAATTGACCACGCAAGGCGCGCGTCTCGCGAAAGATTCCCGCCGTCGTCATGAAATTGTCCTCAGTTTTCTGATTGCGCTCGGCGTCAGTGAAGAGACTGCCGCCACCGATTCCGAAGGCATCGAACACCATGTCAGCCCGGAAACACTGGCGATTATGGAATCGTTCGTCTCGAAAGTGCAGGGCTGA
- a CDS encoding ABC transporter permease translates to MTMRSIIWKELRERPTALIASLLAIMLSVTALVAIRNVTIFSEKEVAGKLDKLGANVLILPKGVTLQDYYSADMHAETIPEEHVAELALAGLTGVEAISPKLCVPTEIDGKNVILTGILPQEEIQKMAAWQGGMIFKKHEGCKAKINVIDENQDAPEALADRRALQNLNENEVILGSDYAANNGLAAGDSLELLGEKFTVLTTLPSTGTVDDGRVFAHLHTVQRLSKSGEVVNIIEVMGCCEDVANGLVGDLQSLLPGTKVVTIANVVETQISINRMMTNLSYLFLAILIAVGGASMASASFANVMERRREIGTLMALGATPRFVTQLFLAKAALLGLAGGITGYIAGSVLAMFLGPAFADVSVLPVPALAFISAAIAVLVTIAASYIPARQAAKLDPCMCFKEV, encoded by the coding sequence ATGACCATGAGATCAATTATCTGGAAAGAACTGCGGGAACGTCCGACCGCATTGATTGCCAGTCTGCTGGCAATCATGTTGAGTGTCACTGCATTAGTGGCGATCCGCAATGTGACGATTTTCTCTGAGAAAGAAGTCGCTGGAAAACTTGATAAGCTGGGAGCCAATGTGCTCATTCTACCCAAGGGAGTCACGCTGCAGGATTACTATTCTGCTGATATGCACGCGGAAACCATTCCTGAAGAGCATGTCGCGGAACTGGCACTCGCGGGGCTGACAGGCGTGGAAGCCATTTCTCCCAAGCTGTGTGTGCCGACCGAGATTGACGGTAAAAATGTCATTCTCACAGGCATCCTGCCCCAGGAAGAAATTCAGAAAATGGCCGCCTGGCAGGGAGGCATGATTTTCAAAAAACACGAAGGCTGCAAAGCCAAAATCAATGTGATCGATGAAAATCAGGATGCACCTGAAGCTTTGGCAGATCGACGGGCGTTACAGAACCTGAATGAGAATGAAGTCATTCTCGGCTCAGACTATGCCGCGAATAACGGACTGGCCGCCGGCGATTCTCTGGAACTGCTGGGTGAGAAGTTTACGGTGTTGACCACACTGCCGTCAACGGGAACCGTTGACGACGGTCGCGTTTTCGCACACCTGCATACGGTGCAGCGTCTCTCGAAGTCGGGCGAAGTGGTTAACATTATTGAAGTCATGGGCTGCTGTGAAGATGTCGCTAACGGCCTGGTCGGGGACCTGCAGTCGCTGCTGCCGGGTACGAAAGTCGTCACAATTGCGAACGTCGTGGAGACCCAGATTTCCATCAATCGCATGATGACGAATCTGTCGTACCTGTTCCTGGCGATTCTGATTGCCGTGGGAGGTGCGAGCATGGCCAGTGCCAGCTTTGCCAACGTGATGGAACGCCGTCGCGAAATCGGCACGCTGATGGCATTGGGGGCAACACCCCGCTTTGTCACACAGCTTTTTCTGGCCAAAGCAGCTTTGCTGGGGCTTGCAGGTGGTATCACCGGTTATATCGCAGGCAGTGTGCTGGCGATGTTCCTGGGGCCCGCTTTTGCCGATGTCTCGGTTCTGCCCGTTCCGGCCCTGGCATTCATTTCTGCGGCGATTGCCGTGCTGGTGACGATTGCTGCCAGCTATATCCCCGCACGACAGGCGGCCAAACTCGATCCCTGTATGTGCTTCAAGGAGGTCTGA
- a CDS encoding alpha/beta hydrolase family protein: MKAAQLLALIWILIPALGCAQSEPAKPEYFNQRVTDSNPLRTEQARELDEYIKTIAADRRRFEQLFQPDYSSAAAFEKAAEPLRAAFCESIGYPPPGKRPDQPATYKKIGEDSIGVYYRAMFPILPHVHSEGIFIVPRSAKGKTPLIISMHGGGGSPEVALFNGGSNYRDMVRGAVKRGFLVYAPQHLFKADGYPKDIRRQIDDRMRLIGTSITAVEIAKITYAIDELIKRPDVDASRIGMVGLSYGGYYTQVTPAIDPRIKVSVSSCYFGVQEGRYAKEELSVPSDFRFMNRMTLFNDADLVALICPRAHQIQAGSRDNASHRETGKQIAPRAAEFYERLNLSDRFEHVIFEGGHEFNDKAAWAFVEKYL, translated from the coding sequence ATGAAGGCGGCTCAGTTACTCGCGTTGATCTGGATTTTGATTCCTGCACTGGGGTGTGCACAATCTGAACCTGCGAAACCAGAATACTTCAATCAGAGAGTCACCGATTCGAATCCGTTGCGGACAGAGCAGGCGCGGGAGCTGGATGAATATATCAAAACCATTGCCGCGGACCGACGGCGATTCGAACAGCTGTTCCAGCCCGACTATTCGTCTGCTGCTGCCTTTGAGAAAGCGGCTGAACCGCTGCGGGCCGCGTTTTGTGAAAGCATTGGTTATCCGCCCCCCGGTAAACGGCCCGATCAGCCTGCCACCTATAAAAAGATCGGTGAAGACAGCATCGGCGTTTACTATCGTGCAATGTTTCCGATTCTGCCGCACGTGCATTCCGAAGGAATCTTCATTGTCCCCAGATCGGCGAAAGGGAAAACGCCGTTAATCATCTCCATGCATGGGGGCGGCGGCTCACCTGAAGTCGCCTTGTTCAACGGCGGATCCAATTATCGAGACATGGTTCGCGGCGCGGTCAAACGGGGCTTTCTTGTCTACGCACCACAGCATCTGTTTAAAGCGGACGGTTATCCCAAAGACATTCGCCGACAGATTGATGACCGCATGCGACTCATCGGCACCAGTATCACCGCCGTTGAAATTGCCAAGATCACTTATGCCATTGATGAACTCATCAAACGCCCCGATGTCGATGCCAGCCGGATCGGCATGGTCGGTCTTTCCTATGGTGGCTACTACACACAAGTGACTCCCGCCATCGACCCGCGGATTAAAGTCTCTGTCTCCAGTTGTTACTTCGGCGTCCAGGAAGGTCGCTATGCGAAAGAGGAACTCTCGGTTCCGTCCGATTTCCGGTTTATGAATCGCATGACGCTGTTCAACGACGCCGATCTTGTGGCACTGATCTGTCCGCGGGCACATCAGATTCAGGCCGGTTCACGTGATAATGCTTCCCATCGCGAAACAGGCAAACAGATCGCGCCCCGCGCTGCAGAATTTTACGAACGGCTCAATTTGAGCGATCGCTTCGAACACGTGATCTTCGAAGGGGGACACGAATTCAACGACAAAGCAGCCTGGGCGTTTGTAGAAAAATATCTGTGA
- a CDS encoding REP-associated tyrosine transposase, with amino-acid sequence MKKPRKQIKHFHEPGDLHELTFSCYQRKPLLTNQDWNKLLCQSIDRALKSQKFRLISFVIMPEHLHLFVYPVGNECRIDRFLAAIKRPFSYRIKEQLVQLNSPLLNHLTTTANSGKNVFHFWQKGPGYDRNLTGRQAVLAAINYIHQNPVQRKLVRNMSDWKWSSARWYESDGNTVDPDLPVIHGLPWDFFATASVE; translated from the coding sequence ATGAAAAAGCCTCGAAAGCAGATCAAGCATTTTCACGAACCGGGTGATTTACACGAATTAACTTTTTCGTGTTACCAAAGAAAACCATTACTGACAAATCAGGATTGGAACAAACTGTTATGTCAATCGATTGATCGTGCTTTAAAAAGTCAGAAGTTTCGTCTCATATCCTTTGTGATTATGCCCGAGCATTTACATTTATTCGTCTATCCTGTCGGCAATGAATGTCGAATCGATCGATTCCTGGCAGCGATCAAACGCCCCTTTTCCTACCGGATTAAAGAACAACTGGTTCAGTTAAACAGTCCATTGCTCAATCATTTGACAACAACAGCAAATTCAGGAAAAAATGTTTTTCATTTCTGGCAAAAAGGTCCCGGCTATGATCGTAACTTAACTGGTAGACAGGCTGTTTTGGCCGCAATTAATTATATTCACCAAAATCCGGTTCAACGAAAACTGGTACGAAATATGAGTGACTGGAAATGGTCGAGTGCACGGTGGTATGAAAGTGACGGCAATACAGTGGATCCGGATTTACCGGTAATACATGGTCTCCCCTGGGATTTCTTTGCAACCGCTTCTGTCGAATAA
- a CDS encoding class I SAM-dependent methyltransferase, which yields MTEPTSDDKRHFQENDQGIYQPVIAVQHRNDEYDEKGFDTLREMQTKHFWYSGRHRFIEYTLKKMMKSAAGQHNDSLSMIDLGGGCGGWVHYLTDNADYSHCELALGDSSIHALEYAAHYVGPAVKRYQIDLLQLPWKDRWDVVFLLDVLEHIPDDISALQQAYNALRPGGLLFVATPALKFFWTYNDELAHHVRRYSKKEFAVLAGQVGFDLRLTRYFMFLLSPLLYLSRIKSPDYKNMNAVEIRKLLVQTHRVPAPPVNAALKTIFHLETPAGVWIPFPWGTSILGVFQKPIEEQQ from the coding sequence ATGACAGAACCCACGTCAGACGATAAGCGACATTTTCAAGAGAACGACCAGGGTATCTATCAGCCCGTCATCGCGGTCCAGCATCGCAATGATGAATATGATGAGAAGGGCTTTGACACCTTACGCGAAATGCAGACAAAACATTTCTGGTATTCGGGCCGCCATCGTTTTATCGAGTACACGCTGAAAAAAATGATGAAATCAGCGGCAGGTCAGCACAACGATTCCTTGTCGATGATTGATCTGGGAGGAGGCTGTGGAGGCTGGGTCCACTATCTGACAGACAATGCAGACTATTCCCACTGTGAACTGGCTTTAGGAGATTCTTCAATCCATGCGCTTGAGTATGCCGCCCATTATGTCGGACCGGCGGTAAAACGATACCAGATTGATCTGCTCCAACTCCCCTGGAAAGATCGCTGGGATGTTGTCTTTTTACTCGATGTTCTGGAACACATTCCCGACGACATATCAGCTTTACAGCAGGCATACAATGCCTTGCGTCCTGGGGGACTGCTCTTCGTCGCGACACCGGCATTGAAGTTTTTCTGGACTTACAATGATGAACTGGCGCATCACGTGCGGCGGTACTCAAAAAAAGAGTTTGCTGTCCTTGCCGGGCAGGTAGGATTTGACTTGCGTCTGACCCGCTATTTTATGTTTCTGCTGAGTCCCCTGCTTTATCTGAGCCGTATCAAATCACCTGATTACAAAAACATGAATGCGGTTGAGATCAGAAAACTGCTCGTTCAAACACATCGTGTCCCCGCCCCCCCTGTCAATGCAGCGCTCAAGACGATTTTTCACCTGGAAACTCCCGCCGGTGTCTGGATTCCCTTTCCCTGGGGCACTTCCATTCTCGGAGTCTTTCAGAAACCGATTGAAGAACAGCAGTGA